In Rhodospirillales bacterium, a single window of DNA contains:
- a CDS encoding rhomboid family intramembrane serine protease, whose product MFPLRDDNPTRHRPYVTVGLIGVCILAFLWQNAQPRYDEIVWYFGLIPAQLLGTGPFIPGAANPLITVFTSMFLHGGWMHLGGNMLFLWIFGNNIEDSSGHLKFLVFYLLCGVGAALAQVASAPMSEIPMIGASGAVSGVLGAYLLLFPRARVSTLVFLGIFVTIIRLRAWLLLGVWFGGQALQAALTPPGSPGVAFVAHVGGFVAGMVLIGAFKRRGVPWFADGGPRSEEARKRPIDIRFRRSPKGSQSPWRPGPWG is encoded by the coding sequence ATGTTTCCGCTTCGGGATGACAACCCCACCCGCCATCGGCCCTACGTCACGGTTGGGCTCATCGGCGTCTGCATCCTTGCTTTTCTCTGGCAGAACGCGCAGCCCCGTTACGACGAAATCGTCTGGTATTTCGGCCTGATCCCGGCGCAGCTCCTGGGAACCGGTCCGTTCATCCCCGGGGCCGCCAATCCGCTGATCACGGTGTTCACCTCGATGTTCCTGCACGGCGGCTGGATGCATCTAGGTGGTAACATGCTGTTTCTCTGGATCTTCGGGAACAACATCGAGGACTCCTCCGGCCATCTGAAATTCCTGGTGTTCTACCTCCTGTGCGGTGTTGGAGCGGCACTCGCCCAGGTCGCAAGCGCGCCGATGTCGGAAATACCCATGATCGGGGCGAGCGGTGCCGTATCGGGGGTGCTGGGTGCGTATCTGTTGCTGTTTCCGCGCGCACGGGTGTCCACCCTGGTGTTCCTGGGCATATTTGTCACGATCATCCGCCTGCGCGCCTGGCTGCTGCTCGGTGTCTGGTTCGGCGGGCAGGCCCTGCAGGCCGCGCTGACGCCGCCCGGCTCCCCCGGCGTCGCCTTCGTCGCCCACGTCGGAGGATTCGTCGCCGGCATGGTGCTGATTGGGGCCTTCAAGCGCCGGGGCGTCCCGTGGTTCGCAGATGGGGGCCCGAGGAGCGAGGAGGCGCGGAAGCGCCCCATTGATATCCGGTTCCGTCGTTCTCCGAAGGGCTCCCAGTCTCCGTGGCGGCCTGGACCTTGGGGATGA
- a CDS encoding acetate--CoA ligase family protein, translated as MSTYEFPDLSPLLRPRSVAVIGAVPELHRAGGRPIPFSIAGGFQGELYAVNPRRTEIDGRPCYAALADLPETPDLAVITVRDSLAAEALRDCARQKVPAVVMFTAGFREAGEAGSILEQELIEIAETHGIVLCGPNCIGVINRHTGLMASFASSLQIGELPPGPVGFVSQSGMFVSLAIVEQVERRLGVGTLVSVGNEAGIEIADVIAHYARDPAIQVIASYLEGARDGRKLSHALAMARAAGKRVVILKVGRSEESARAAQSHTGSLAGDYRVYRSIFAANGVIEAEGLEEFFDLIEAAVHVPAVTPASDGPPRIAVFGNSGGLGVLVADKVRQSGLALAEFSEATQGALREHLPPFIHPVNPVDLALQHLEAPHVLPRYLDVLLADPGVEGILAIFGMYRPKTLEFAQAILDARANSAKPFVFACPHTSAEFTSCLADGGVPVFGTPERAIRALCSLFRRPAPGGVAAQLSPAARERLDGLVASHAGRTTLSEGEGMQLIEALDIPVGRIALAEDSDAAVRIAAEVGGPAVLKVESRDLPHKTEAGAVALGLEGADRVREAHDRILAAARMHRPDAAIDGVAVHRMVPESRELLLGVRHDPAFGPVALVGAGGTAAEVLDDVALMPAPVTDKQAEDMIRSLRTFPLLNGARSSTPSDVRAAAAALSALSTLVEAFPQIAEIEVNPLFVAAEGDGVVAGDVLAILKPDVSASG; from the coding sequence ATGAGCACGTACGAATTCCCGGACCTGTCTCCGCTGCTCAGGCCGCGGTCTGTGGCCGTAATCGGAGCGGTTCCGGAGTTGCACCGGGCAGGCGGGCGGCCGATCCCGTTCTCGATAGCGGGCGGCTTCCAGGGAGAGCTGTACGCGGTGAATCCGCGCCGCACCGAGATCGACGGCAGACCCTGCTACGCAGCGCTCGCCGATCTCCCGGAAACGCCGGACCTTGCCGTCATCACCGTGCGCGATTCGCTGGCCGCGGAAGCGCTGCGCGATTGTGCCCGGCAAAAGGTCCCCGCGGTGGTGATGTTCACGGCCGGGTTTCGCGAGGCGGGGGAAGCCGGGTCCATCCTCGAGCAGGAACTCATCGAGATCGCGGAAACCCACGGGATCGTCCTGTGCGGGCCCAACTGCATCGGCGTGATCAACCGTCATACTGGGCTGATGGCGAGTTTCGCATCGTCGCTCCAGATCGGCGAACTCCCGCCAGGGCCGGTGGGTTTCGTGAGTCAGTCCGGCATGTTCGTCAGCCTCGCCATCGTCGAGCAAGTCGAACGCCGCCTGGGGGTGGGCACGCTGGTCAGCGTTGGGAACGAAGCGGGGATCGAGATCGCGGACGTCATTGCGCACTACGCCAGGGACCCCGCCATCCAGGTGATCGCGTCCTACCTTGAAGGAGCCCGCGACGGGCGAAAGCTGAGCCATGCGCTGGCCATGGCCCGTGCCGCGGGCAAGCGGGTTGTCATCCTGAAGGTCGGGCGTTCGGAGGAATCGGCACGCGCCGCGCAGTCCCACACCGGCTCGCTCGCCGGCGATTACCGGGTCTACCGTTCGATATTTGCGGCGAATGGCGTGATTGAGGCGGAGGGACTTGAGGAGTTCTTCGACTTGATTGAGGCGGCGGTCCACGTGCCGGCGGTTACGCCGGCGAGCGACGGGCCGCCGCGGATCGCCGTGTTCGGCAACTCGGGCGGCCTCGGCGTACTGGTCGCGGACAAGGTCAGGCAATCGGGCCTTGCGCTTGCGGAATTCAGCGAGGCCACGCAGGGGGCGCTCCGCGAGCACCTGCCTCCATTCATCCATCCCGTGAACCCGGTGGATCTCGCGCTTCAGCACCTCGAGGCGCCGCACGTGCTGCCGCGTTACCTCGACGTGCTGCTGGCGGATCCCGGTGTCGAGGGCATTCTTGCCATTTTCGGCATGTACCGGCCCAAGACGCTCGAATTCGCGCAGGCCATCCTGGATGCCAGGGCCAACTCCGCGAAGCCGTTTGTCTTCGCCTGCCCGCATACCAGCGCCGAATTCACGAGCTGTCTGGCCGATGGCGGCGTGCCGGTGTTCGGGACTCCGGAGCGGGCCATCCGCGCGCTCTGCTCCTTGTTCCGCCGTCCGGCGCCGGGGGGTGTGGCAGCGCAGCTGTCGCCGGCGGCGAGGGAACGGCTGGACGGTCTCGTCGCTTCCCACGCCGGCCGGACGACGCTGTCGGAAGGCGAGGGCATGCAGTTGATCGAGGCCCTCGACATTCCGGTCGGCCGGATCGCGCTGGCCGAGGATTCGGATGCCGCGGTGCGCATCGCGGCGGAGGTCGGGGGGCCGGCCGTGCTCAAGGTGGAGAGCCGGGACCTGCCGCACAAGACGGAAGCGGGGGCGGTCGCGCTCGGACTGGAGGGTGCGGACAGGGTTCGCGAGGCGCACGATCGCATTTTGGCGGCGGCGCGGATGCACCGGCCCGATGCGGCGATCGACGGGGTCGCGGTACATCGCATGGTGCCCGAATCGAGGGAACTGCTGCTCGGTGTCCGGCACGATCCTGCCTTCGGTCCGGTGGCCCTAGTCGGGGCCGGCGGGACGGCCGCCGAGGTGCTGGATGACGTGGCGCTCATGCCTGCCCCGGTCACGGACAAGCAGGCCGAGGATATGATTCGTTCGCTCCGCACATTTCCGCTCCTCAACGGCGCCCGATCCAGCACCCCGAGCGATGTGCGAGCGGCGGCGGCGGCCCTCTCCGCCCTGTCGACGCTGGTGGAGGCGTTCCCGCAGATCGCCGAAATCGAGGTCAATCCGCTCTTCGTGGCGGCCGAGGGCGACGGTGTGGTCGCCGGCGACGTTCTCGCCATCCTGAAGCCAGATGTTTCCGCTTCGGGATGA
- a CDS encoding ATP-dependent RecD-like DNA helicase: MSPEEVRGPVQAELPNVETIEGHVARITFRNDDTGYTIFRVDVAGLRDPVSVLGVVDRVAVGEHVTAEGQWENNPQWGRQLRAQRVSVQLPVSRKGTARYLASRLKGIGPKLAERISARFGDEVLQVIDHEPERLLEVPGIGEETLEGIRSAWTGEKRTREVMIWLEDHGLGSARAAAVFRKYGEDAARIVEANPYRLIADIRGIGFAIADNIARTLGIIDDAPMRLQAGLYFVLATARDRDGHCGLPETVFIEEAVKTLGPHELAIRTALETELAEGMLVRVEIEGIPCVFTERIHQQERTIANVLAALQQRPLKEAPIDIPQALAWVQRQTGLRLAPDQERAVETALTEKVAIVTGGPGVGKTTILNSVLRILRAKGLRTHLCAPTGRAARRLSETSGLTARTIHRLLEFEPNEGRFRRNRDNLLETDVVVVDEVSMVDVPIMAALLQAIPDTARLLLVGDVDQLPSVGPGHVLGDIIRAEIAPVETLQRVHRQAEGSQIVTNAHRVNRGDRLEFGSPNAGGDFLFVDCDTAERASELIVRMVAERIPARYGRRPDEIQVLTPMRRTVLGTESLNETLRNRLNGHGERLPGRGETRYAVGDRVMQVENNYEKEVYNGDIGTVLEYDPDERLAWVQMSGQRVSYGLSELGQLRHAYAVTIHKSQGSEYPVVVVPITFQHRIMLRRNLLYTAVTRAKNLVVLVGERRALERAIANDEDVQRCSSLRSLLIAACHGGANSNLRPAT, from the coding sequence ATGAGTCCTGAGGAAGTGCGGGGACCGGTGCAGGCCGAGCTTCCCAACGTCGAAACCATCGAAGGGCACGTGGCCCGGATCACGTTTCGAAACGACGATACCGGTTACACCATTTTCCGCGTGGATGTCGCCGGGTTGCGGGATCCCGTGTCCGTGTTGGGCGTGGTGGACCGGGTCGCGGTCGGTGAGCACGTGACAGCGGAAGGGCAGTGGGAGAACAATCCGCAGTGGGGGCGACAGCTACGTGCTCAGCGGGTGTCCGTGCAGCTGCCGGTGTCCCGCAAGGGCACTGCTCGATACTTGGCTTCCCGCCTGAAGGGGATTGGGCCGAAGTTGGCCGAACGGATTTCCGCACGGTTTGGCGACGAAGTGCTGCAGGTGATCGACCACGAACCCGAGCGTCTGCTCGAGGTCCCCGGCATTGGCGAGGAGACCCTGGAGGGGATCCGCTCTGCCTGGACCGGGGAGAAACGCACGCGGGAAGTCATGATCTGGCTGGAAGACCACGGTCTTGGGTCGGCACGCGCCGCCGCCGTGTTCCGAAAGTACGGCGAGGATGCAGCCCGCATCGTCGAGGCCAATCCGTACCGACTGATTGCCGATATCCGGGGGATCGGCTTTGCGATTGCCGACAACATTGCGCGCACCCTCGGAATCATTGACGACGCCCCGATGCGGCTTCAGGCTGGCCTTTACTTCGTCCTCGCGACCGCGCGCGACCGCGACGGCCATTGCGGACTACCGGAAACGGTGTTCATCGAGGAAGCCGTCAAGACGCTGGGGCCGCACGAACTGGCCATCCGGACCGCACTCGAGACGGAGCTGGCCGAGGGAATGCTGGTGCGCGTGGAGATCGAGGGGATCCCGTGCGTGTTTACGGAGCGGATCCATCAGCAGGAACGCACCATCGCGAATGTCCTGGCGGCGTTGCAGCAGCGCCCCCTGAAGGAAGCCCCGATCGATATCCCGCAGGCGCTGGCGTGGGTCCAGCGGCAGACGGGATTGCGACTGGCGCCCGATCAGGAACGAGCAGTGGAGACGGCGCTCACCGAGAAAGTGGCAATCGTGACCGGCGGACCGGGCGTGGGAAAGACGACCATCCTCAACTCGGTCCTTCGGATTCTTCGGGCAAAGGGACTCCGGACGCACCTCTGCGCGCCGACCGGCCGGGCGGCGCGGCGGCTGTCGGAGACCTCGGGACTGACGGCAAGGACAATCCACCGGCTGCTGGAGTTCGAGCCGAACGAAGGCCGCTTCCGCCGCAATCGCGACAACCTGCTGGAGACCGACGTTGTCGTCGTCGACGAGGTGTCCATGGTAGATGTTCCGATCATGGCTGCGCTCCTGCAGGCCATTCCGGATACAGCGCGACTCCTGCTGGTGGGCGATGTGGATCAGTTGCCGTCGGTCGGGCCGGGTCACGTGTTGGGTGACATCATCCGTGCCGAGATTGCGCCAGTGGAGACCCTGCAGCGGGTGCATCGGCAAGCTGAAGGCAGCCAGATCGTGACAAACGCCCACCGGGTCAACAGGGGTGACCGGCTCGAATTCGGATCTCCCAACGCCGGCGGAGATTTCCTGTTCGTGGACTGTGATACAGCCGAACGGGCTTCGGAGCTGATCGTGCGGATGGTGGCGGAACGGATTCCTGCGCGCTATGGGCGCCGGCCCGACGAGATCCAGGTGCTGACGCCGATGCGCAGGACGGTCCTAGGAACGGAATCCCTGAACGAAACGTTACGGAATCGGTTGAACGGCCATGGCGAGCGACTTCCGGGTCGCGGCGAGACACGGTACGCGGTGGGTGACCGCGTGATGCAGGTGGAGAACAATTACGAGAAGGAGGTCTATAACGGCGATATCGGAACGGTCCTGGAGTACGACCCGGACGAACGGCTGGCCTGGGTCCAAATGAGTGGACAGCGGGTCAGCTACGGGCTCAGCGAGCTCGGTCAGCTGCGGCACGCCTATGCCGTGACAATCCACAAGTCGCAGGGATCGGAGTATCCGGTGGTCGTGGTTCCGATAACCTTCCAGCATCGCATCATGCTGCGCCGCAACTTACTGTACACGGCCGTCACGCGTGCCAAGAACCTGGTTGTGCTGGTCGGAGAGCGCCGCGCGCTGGAACGCGCGATCGCTAACGATGAGGACGTGCAACGCTGTTCAAGTCTGCGGAGCCTGCTGATCGCGGCATGTCACGGCGGTGCCAATTCCAATCTGCGACCGGCGACGTGA
- the xseB gene encoding exodeoxyribonuclease VII small subunit has translation MDDPDLQSLTFEQALEKLEAIVEEIDRDDVDLERAIKAYERGVQLRDHCEQKLNEAQERISKIRIKDGGAEAVSPSADGSDSPPF, from the coding sequence ATGGATGACCCGGACCTGCAGTCGCTGACATTCGAGCAAGCCCTCGAAAAGCTTGAGGCCATCGTCGAGGAAATTGATCGTGACGATGTGGACTTGGAGCGGGCGATCAAGGCCTACGAACGGGGCGTCCAGCTTCGGGACCACTGCGAACAGAAATTGAATGAGGCACAGGAACGAATTAGCAAGATTCGCATCAAGGATGGCGGCGCCGAGGCGGTGTCGCCGTCTGCTGACGGTTCCGATTCCCCGCCGTTCTGA
- the bfr gene encoding bacterioferritin — MQGDKTVIRNLNTVLTNELTAINQYFLHSRMFRDWGYGSLADKEHGESIDEMKHADQLMERILFLEGLPNVQDLHKVRIGEDPVECLECDLALEHDAIPVLRDSIEHAESVQDFVTRNLLRGILDSEEEHVDWLETQLGLVKAIGRENWLQSQI, encoded by the coding sequence ATGCAGGGCGACAAGACCGTAATCCGCAACCTCAACACGGTGCTCACCAACGAGTTGACCGCAATCAATCAGTACTTCCTGCATTCGCGCATGTTCCGCGACTGGGGTTACGGCTCGCTGGCCGACAAGGAGCACGGAGAATCCATCGACGAAATGAAGCACGCAGACCAGTTGATGGAGCGGATCCTGTTTCTTGAGGGCCTGCCCAACGTGCAGGACCTCCACAAGGTCAGGATCGGCGAGGATCCGGTCGAATGCTTGGAGTGCGACCTAGCGCTTGAGCACGATGCCATCCCCGTGCTTCGGGACAGCATCGAGCATGCCGAGTCGGTGCAGGATTTCGTGACGCGGAACCTGCTTCGCGGCATCCTGGATTCCGAGGAAGAGCACGTCGACTGGCTGGAAACCCAGCTCGGTCTCGTCAAGGCGATTGGCCGTGAAAACTGGCTGCAGTCTCAAATCTGA
- a CDS encoding SDR family NAD(P)-dependent oxidoreductase, giving the protein MDQKIVLVTGAGSGIGRSVAHAFLKNGHSVALAGRRRDRLDETVELAGADGARALPVTTDVGSPEAVDQLFAAVQERFGRLDVVFNNAGAGAPPVPIEELTWEQWKTVVDVNLHGVFLCTRAAVAMMKKQSPQGGRIINNGSISAYVPRPNSSPYTATKHAVTGLTRSTSLDGRAFNIACGQIDIGNAATDMTAGMVNGVLQPDGSKRAEPRFDVQHVADAVLYMANLPLDANVQFMTVMATTMPYIARG; this is encoded by the coding sequence ATGGATCAGAAGATCGTACTCGTCACCGGAGCCGGTTCCGGAATCGGGCGTAGCGTTGCCCACGCGTTCCTGAAGAACGGACATTCGGTCGCTCTCGCCGGGCGCCGTCGCGACCGGCTGGACGAAACCGTGGAGCTCGCCGGCGCGGATGGCGCGCGGGCGCTTCCGGTGACCACGGATGTCGGCAGTCCCGAGGCCGTGGACCAGCTGTTTGCGGCCGTCCAGGAACGTTTCGGCCGGCTCGACGTGGTCTTCAACAACGCAGGGGCCGGAGCGCCGCCCGTGCCGATCGAGGAGCTCACCTGGGAGCAGTGGAAGACCGTGGTCGACGTGAACTTGCACGGCGTGTTCCTGTGCACGCGTGCCGCCGTCGCCATGATGAAGAAGCAGTCCCCCCAGGGCGGCCGCATCATCAACAACGGCTCGATCTCGGCCTACGTCCCGCGGCCAAACTCAAGTCCCTATACCGCGACAAAACATGCGGTTACCGGGCTTACCCGGTCAACCTCCCTGGACGGTCGGGCCTTCAACATCGCCTGCGGCCAGATCGACATCGGGAACGCCGCGACCGACATGACGGCAGGGATGGTCAACGGCGTGTTGCAGCCCGACGGCTCCAAGCGGGCGGAGCCCCGGTTCGACGTCCAGCACGTGGCCGACGCCGTCCTCTACATGGCGAATCTGCCGCTTGACGCCAACGTGCAGTTCATGACCGTGATGGCGACCACGATGCCGTACATCGCCCGTGGCTGA
- a CDS encoding (2Fe-2S)-binding protein, producing MCNSIRCSDVRSAVGAGASTPGGVYRHMGCRPQCGRCRDTIVDLLTAPDPLGAQPRETAAFDRDARS from the coding sequence TTGTGCAATTCGATTCGCTGCTCGGACGTCCGGAGCGCCGTCGGAGCCGGGGCCTCTACCCCGGGAGGCGTGTACCGGCACATGGGGTGCCGCCCGCAGTGCGGTCGATGCCGGGATACGATCGTCGACCTGCTGACTGCTCCTGATCCGCTCGGGGCCCAGCCCAGAGAAACCGCCGCGTTCGACAGAGACGCGCGCAGCTAA
- the panB gene encoding 3-methyl-2-oxobutanoate hydroxymethyltransferase has translation MTDSPARRPTTTDIRAAKGGREPLACFTCYTAQMARAIDDHVDLILVGDSLGMTIYGFDTTLPVTLDMMVAHGQAVVRSTRSTFVVVDLPFGSYEGSEEQAFRSSSRILAETGAQAVKLEGGVEVAPIVRFLVDRGIPVMAHVGLMPQRIQALGGFRAQGRTPESALAVIRDAEAVAAAGAFSVVVEAVPVDTGKRVTEAVPIPTIGIGAGPHCDGQILVIHDALGLFPAFTPRFVKRYAELGAAISAAAAQYAAEVRGRTFPGPEHTFKAVGGGRSVPQDP, from the coding sequence ATGACCGATTCCCCGGCCCGTCGACCGACCACCACCGATATCCGCGCCGCCAAGGGCGGCCGCGAACCGCTCGCCTGCTTCACTTGCTACACCGCGCAGATGGCCCGCGCGATCGACGATCACGTGGACCTGATTCTCGTTGGCGACAGCCTCGGAATGACCATCTACGGTTTTGACACGACGTTGCCAGTGACGCTTGACATGATGGTCGCACACGGCCAGGCCGTGGTCAGGTCGACCCGTTCAACGTTCGTGGTCGTGGATCTGCCCTTCGGCAGCTACGAGGGAAGCGAGGAGCAGGCTTTCCGGAGTTCCTCTCGCATCCTCGCCGAGACAGGCGCGCAGGCCGTCAAGCTCGAAGGGGGCGTGGAAGTCGCGCCGATCGTCCGTTTCCTGGTGGACCGTGGAATCCCGGTGATGGCTCACGTCGGGCTGATGCCACAGCGGATCCAGGCCTTGGGTGGGTTCCGCGCCCAGGGGCGCACCCCGGAAAGCGCACTCGCGGTCATCCGTGACGCAGAAGCTGTCGCGGCGGCCGGTGCCTTCTCGGTTGTGGTCGAGGCGGTTCCCGTTGATACCGGAAAGCGGGTTACCGAAGCGGTTCCAATCCCGACGATCGGCATCGGCGCCGGGCCGCATTGCGACGGGCAGATCCTCGTGATTCACGACGCGCTCGGACTGTTCCCGGCATTCACCCCCCGATTCGTGAAGCGGTATGCGGAACTGGGGGCGGCAATCTCGGCTGCGGCCGCCCAATACGCGGCGGAGGTGCGTGGGCGAACGTTCCCCGGACCCGAGCACACGTTCAAGGCGGTGGGCGGCGGGAGATCAGTCCCCCAGGATCCGTGA
- a CDS encoding class I SAM-dependent methyltransferase — translation MERSAAAFGPRGTEVVRIDSAPDMVRGARSRGIEAHVCAAQNFAEDGTFDFAISNAVFHWILAPRPALGAVYRALRPGGRFVGELGGEGNVASLIRILTPVLAARGIVFAERHPWSFPDPDSWTTDLQATGFRVSSVERFARPTPLPTSLGDWIDTVGNSLLAGLDASARSEIKANADAAAAPIHR, via the coding sequence ATGGAGCGTTCAGCAGCCGCATTCGGGCCCCGGGGCACCGAGGTTGTCAGGATTGATTCCGCTCCCGACATGGTCCGCGGCGCCCGATCCAGAGGTATCGAGGCCCATGTCTGCGCTGCCCAGAACTTCGCTGAGGACGGCACTTTCGATTTCGCCATCAGCAATGCCGTCTTCCACTGGATTCTAGCCCCGCGTCCGGCACTCGGCGCCGTGTACCGGGCCCTGCGTCCCGGTGGCAGGTTTGTCGGCGAGCTGGGTGGCGAGGGCAACGTCGCCTCTCTGATCCGGATTCTCACACCCGTGCTCGCTGCCCGGGGGATCGTGTTCGCGGAACGCCATCCCTGGAGTTTTCCCGACCCGGATTCGTGGACGACAGACCTTCAAGCGACCGGGTTTCGGGTTTCATCCGTGGAACGATTCGCACGACCGACTCCACTCCCGACGTCTCTTGGCGACTGGATCGACACGGTCGGCAACAGCTTGCTCGCCGGACTGGATGCATCGGCGCGGTCCGAAATCAAGGCGAATGCAGATGCCGCCGCAGCGCCGATACATCGCTGA
- a CDS encoding Hsp20 family protein, translated as MNAFDLAPLLRTGIGFERINRVLGSMAEDMRDVPTYPPYNIEKTARDQYRVTMAVAGFGEQDLEIGVKEHTLTVRGKKDAETAQPEYLYRGIATREFERRFRLDEYVRVTGADLKDGLLHVNLVREIPEEKKPQRIAITNSGS; from the coding sequence ATGAACGCTTTTGACTTGGCACCCCTGCTTCGGACCGGCATCGGCTTCGAGCGGATCAACCGCGTACTTGGGAGCATGGCTGAAGACATGCGGGATGTTCCCACGTATCCCCCGTACAACATCGAGAAGACTGCGCGGGATCAGTACCGGGTCACCATGGCGGTGGCCGGGTTCGGCGAGCAGGACCTGGAGATCGGGGTGAAGGAACACACCCTCACGGTCCGGGGCAAAAAGGACGCCGAAACTGCTCAGCCCGAGTACCTCTACCGCGGCATCGCGACCCGAGAGTTCGAGCGTCGGTTCCGACTCGACGAGTATGTACGGGTGACCGGCGCCGACCTCAAGGACGGGTTGCTCCACGTCAACCTGGTTCGCGAGATCCCGGAAGAGAAAAAGCCGCAGCGGATTGCCATCACCAATTCCGGCAGCTGA
- a CDS encoding DUF1330 domain-containing protein codes for MAAYIIGRIEVTDPEAYKEYIAKVPDTVQRHGGRYLVRGGASEVLEGSMPDRRTVCLEFADRAAALGWYNSPEYLPLRELRHSASIGDLFVVDGV; via the coding sequence ATGGCTGCCTACATCATCGGACGTATCGAAGTCACGGATCCTGAGGCGTACAAGGAATACATTGCAAAGGTGCCGGACACGGTGCAGCGGCACGGCGGCCGGTACCTGGTGCGTGGCGGCGCGAGCGAGGTTCTGGAGGGCTCCATGCCGGACCGCCGGACCGTTTGCCTGGAGTTTGCGGACCGCGCGGCTGCCCTCGGTTGGTACAACTCCCCCGAGTACCTTCCGCTCCGCGAACTGCGCCATTCGGCTTCAATCGGCGATTTGTTCGTCGTGGATGGCGTCTGA
- a CDS encoding MBL fold metallo-hydrolase has translation MRTETAENWYAVRTLSDAIIHIQEPHIRPFYRCNIWLVCGRERDLLIDSGSGLVSLCEQVASVRSGRILAVATHCHFDHIGSHHEFGKRAVHAREAQYLAEPDREAVLIEPDATVEMFSALPPGGFDQGEYAILPAPATQIVEDGDILDLGDRHLEVIHTPGHSPGSIALWEAATATLFSGDTVYDGPLVTDTWNASLDDYVRSVERLQDLPARVVHGGHFPSFGGDRCRSLLRAFLARHRV, from the coding sequence ATGCGAACCGAAACCGCTGAGAACTGGTATGCGGTACGAACGCTCAGCGATGCGATCATCCACATTCAGGAACCGCACATCCGGCCGTTTTACCGATGCAACATCTGGCTGGTGTGCGGCCGGGAGCGTGATCTTCTGATCGACTCGGGCTCAGGTCTGGTGAGCCTTTGCGAGCAGGTCGCGTCGGTGCGGAGCGGTCGGATTCTCGCAGTGGCCACGCACTGCCATTTTGACCATATCGGCTCGCACCACGAGTTCGGCAAGCGCGCCGTGCACGCGCGTGAAGCGCAGTACCTGGCGGAACCTGACAGGGAAGCGGTTCTGATCGAACCCGACGCCACCGTCGAGATGTTCAGCGCCCTTCCTCCGGGCGGATTCGACCAGGGCGAGTACGCGATCCTCCCGGCCCCGGCGACCCAGATTGTGGAGGATGGCGACATCCTTGATCTCGGTGACCGCCATCTGGAGGTCATCCACACGCCCGGACACTCGCCGGGGTCCATTGCTCTCTGGGAGGCGGCGACCGCGACGCTGTTCTCCGGCGACACTGTCTATGACGGGCCGCTCGTGACGGACACCTGGAACGCGAGTCTTGACGACTATGTGCGGAGCGTGGAGCGGCTGCAGGATCTGCCGGCTCGCGTCGTGCACGGTGGTCATTTTCCGAGCTTCGGAGGCGATCGATGCCGCTCGCTGCTTCGCGCCTTTCTGGCCAGGCATCGAGTCTGA